GACCATTGCCGTAGCGGTCGGCGAGCAACTGGAACAGCGGCTTGCCTTCAATTTTCGCGACGGCATCCCAGACAGCCATGTCGATCGTGCCGATCGCGACCGAACGCTCACCATGACCACCGGGCTTTTCGTTGGTGAACATCGTTGCCCAGATCTTGTGGGGGTCGAGGTTGTCGCCTGCGTCGTCGACGAGGCTGGCGGGATCAGCTTCAAGAATGCGCGGGATGAAGCGCTCGCGCATGAGCTTGCCCTGGCCGTAGCGACCATTGGAGTTAAAGCCGTAACCCACCACCGGCTTGCCGTCCCGGATGACATCCGTCACCACGGCGACGAGACTCAGCGTCATGTTGCTGAAGTCAATGTAGGCATTCCGGATCGGGGAGCTGATCGGAACGGTCTTTTCGCGGATTTCAACGATTCTCATGACGGTGTCTCCTGAGTTTTGGCACGTATTGCATGTGTTGGGGGCTGCAATGGAACGTAGCTTATCCGCGAAATCTGCCGCTATACTTCGCCTAAATTCATTTCAATTTTTACCCTGGGTGAATAGCGAAGATGGCGACTGATATTGCATCTGATTTCGATTTTTTCATTCTTCTTGCCCGGTTGAAGAGCATGTCTGGTGCGGCCCGCGCACTCGATCTGACCCCACCGGCTGCGACCAAACGGCTAGGCCTGATTGAGCAGAAACTCGGGGTGCGGCTGGTCAACAGGACAACCCGGAACGTCAGCCTGACGCCCGAAGGCGAAACGTATTTGCGCTACGCGACTCAAATCGTCGGACAAGTCCGGCAGATGGAGGAGGAGATATCGGGGACCCGTACCGATCCTCACGGTCTTCTGCGTATCAACGCGACGTTGGGATTCGGGCGCACAACCATCGCGCCTTTGGTGTCTGATTTCGCCAGGCGATTTCCCAAGGTGGAGATCCAGTTCGAAGTGACTGACCGCCCCATTGATCTGGTTGCTGATGGGTTTGATATGGCGATCCGTTTCGGTGAACTGCCGGACAGCCGCCTTAGCGCTCGGCGCATCATGACTAACCGTCGGTTTCTTTGCGCCTCGCCGAAGTACCTGGAGCGCTTTGGGACGCCCGAGCGGGTCGAAGATCTGGTTCAGCACCGTTGCATCATCCATCGCCAGAATGACGACGCATATGGCGTTTGGAGATACATACGGGACGATCACCTTGAAACGCTCAAAGTTACGGGAGCGCTTTCAAGCAACGACGGCGATATAGTGTTGCGGTGGGCGCTCGACGGTCATGGAATTTTGATTCGGTCCGAATGGGATCTGGCGAAATATGTTCAGAGCGGCCGGTTGAAGCTTGTGTTACCGGATACTCGGTTGCCTTCGGCCGACCTGTTTGTCTATTACCCCAGCCAGCGAAACCAGACGGCACGTGCCCGGGCATTCATTGATTTTTTGATCGACCACTTTCAGGCGCCCTTTGTTCCGGTAGAGACGGGTGCTTTGATTTACGCTCAAAAAAAGAGAGCTGGACGAAAAGTCTGAGTCGTTGATAGTCGTAACGTTGATGGTCCGCCATATGCCGCGAAGGCTTGAAAGCATTTCCGCTATTGGTCGAAAAGCACAGTTGCGGTGCTCACTTAGACTGGATGGCAGGCGTCGTCAGGATTGTGTTGAAAAAGTCTTGTTTTGGTCGGAGACGCAGGAGTTCGCAGCACGTTTTCGAGTTGTGGCGATCGGCGAAGCGGCGACCTTGAACGAGGCAACGGTCCCCCGTTGCTCGTCATGCAACGGTCTGGTTCATCTGCTTGCTTCCAGGCATGAACCGCTTGGCCATTCTTCGCAGGTTTTGCGCAGTCGCTGCCATCAGGAACTCATCATGAGCACCGCTTGGACCTCGCAGTCGCAAACGGTCCAGTTTCAGGATGCGTTTGAGATGCGCAAAGAGCATTTCCACCTTCTTTCGCTCACGGCAAGATCGCTTGTATTCAGGCGTCTTCGCAATACGCCTGGCCTCGTCGCGTGCAGCTTCATGGATGCTGCGGGCAATCTTGCGGAATGGTGTATTCGGGCAGCAGCGCTCCTTCATCGAACAGCTCCCGCAGTCGAGCGGGCTTGCCCGATAGATGATCGTGTCTGCCTTCGTGATGCGCGAGCGCGGATTCCTGAATTTGCGCCGATCACTGCGTAGTGCGTGCCCGGTAGGACAGCGATATTCATTAGCGAGTTCATCCCATCGGAACTCGCTGCTGGACAATGTATTGTCCTTGCGCGTCGTTTTATCCCAGACCGGAACATGTGGTGCAATTTCCTTCTCTTCGATCATCCAGGCAAGCATCGCTGCTGAGCCATACGCGGTGTCGCCTGCAAGACGTCGAGGTTTGAGATCGCGCCGCTGCTCAACGCGATCAATCATCGTCCTGGTTGATTCCACTTCGTGGGAACGGTTCGCGGGCGTCGCCTCGACGTCAACGATGATCCCTGCTTGCAGGTCAATCAGATAATTGGTCGAGTAGGCGAAGAACGGCAAGCCACCCTTGGCGGCTGTCCAGCTCGCAGCGGGATCCGTCAGGGATATCCTCTTTGGAGGCGTCGATGACTCTGTCATCTCCGCCGCTTCGGTGCCTGCTGGATTCGCTTCTTCCAACGCTTCCAGATACTCCCGCACGGCACGGCTTTGGCCCTTGACACAACCCCAGTCGATGGGTTCAGAACCCGGAACACCGCGTACAGAACTCGCGTCGGCTCTGATGATGCTCGCGTCAATCGCGAATCCTTCACCCTTTACGAGCCCTTCGGACATGCACCGACCCAGTACCGACTCGAACACATGGCGCAGCACATCGCTATCGCGGAAGCGACCGTGGCGGTTCTTGGAGAATGTCGAGTGTTCGGGTACGGCGTCCTCCAGGCCCAGGCGGCAGAACCATCGATACGCCAGATTCAGATGCACTTCTTCGCATAGCCTGCGCTCGGACCGGATGCCGAAACAGTAGCCCACAATCAACATGCGGATCATGAGCTCCGGATCAATCGATGGCCGTCCCATGGGACTGTAGAACGGCGCAAGATGCTGGCGTAGATCACGCAGATCAAGAAAGTGATCGATGCCTCTCAACAGGTGCTCGCGAGGGACGTGACTATCGAGGTTGAACGAGTAGAAGAGTTTGTCCTGTCCGCTGCCCAGTTGACCCATCATGACGAATCACTCCCGTCGATCGATGGCTTCCAGGATACCCAACAATCCGCATGCCGGGCGACTTTTTCAACACAATCGTCAGGCAAGCAGACATCGATCAGCGAGCGAGAATAGGCCGCTTGTGGCCGGTTGTACGCGCTGAGCCATGACGCTACAAAGCTGCCGCCGGTGAACGGCGAACGTTCTTGAACGGCGGCTCACGGCGAAGTTGGTCCGCAAATCGCCTCGCTATTCAAGTCAGCACGCTCAGGCAACAGACTACTCCTTATTCAGATAGTTTTTTTCAAGAAATTCTGACCTGAAATTCTGTGGCGGAGTGGGAATGTCGGGTCGACCCTCCGGCGTAAAGTCCATGAGATTCCAATACGGCCACACCGTGTCAACATGATTCCCTGACAATTCAGTTCCCCAGAAATGAAAAATCTTTCCAACCAGTCTCCTGAATACGTGCATCACTGGCCATTGCATATCATCAGAGTCTCCCTGGCATTTGTAATCGGCCTGATAGGCGGAGCCCGATCCAGAAACCAGTGCAATCTGCGACCAACCACGCTGTTTGGCCCATGTATTGATTCGATCAGCCGGGGCTTTGGCAATCGCTACGAACGCAGCATGTTGAGTGACCTGATACCACGTGCGATCGAACCCATCGACCAGCGACGTACACGATGGACAGGGATTGTCCCAGTTCGGACCGAACATAAATGAATAAATGAGCAGGGTGTTTTTATCTCCAAATAGCTCGGAGAATTTCACGCTCTTGCCCACTTTCCCATCGTTGGCCCATTGGAAGACGTAGTCCTCTTTCAACTGCCCGCCCTGAGGAAGATCACGGCGTTGTTTCGCGACTGATCTCACTTTGTCGACAAGTTCTTGTTCTTCTTTAAGCAATAAGTCACGCGCATCGCGATACTCCCTGCTTTCGTTTGGATACCGTAATTCATTCATGGTCGGCTCCTCCTGGAAACTGATATTTGGGTTCCATGCTCTCCAGGACACATCGAATGACGTGATGTAAACCCGGGGCAGGTAAACCCCATTCGAGTGTACTCTCAATGGTTGCTCGGGATAGTCAGTTTGCCCGATGGCGACTAACTGACGAAGACTCGCCGCGGATGCCGGCCGGCGGTATGCTCGTTGCTGAAGCGTGGAAGACAGCGGTCCCGCGCGGCGCTGCCCCATTGGGTGTCGCGCGGGCTGCTGCGCTCGCGAGGAGGCTGCAATGAGCGATTTCGACGATGCGCGCGCGTGGATGGTCGAGCGACAGATCGTGCGCCGCGGCGTGCGCGACGACTACGTGATCGCGGCGATGCGGCGCGTGCCGCGCGAAGCATTCGTGCCGCCCGATCTGCGTGATTTCGCGTATGACGATACGCCGCTGCCGATCGGCGGCGAGCAGTCGATCTCGCAGCCGTTCATCGTCGCGAAGATGCTCGCAGCCGCCGAACTGCAGCCTGGCGATCGCGTGCTCGACATCGGTACTGGCTCCGGCTACGCGGCCGCGCTTGCAGCGGAGATTGCGGGCCGGGTGGATTCGATCGAACGCGACGCGAGCCTCGCCGAGAGCGCGCGCGAGCGCCTGCAGCGGCTTGGCTACGAGAACGTCGAAGTGCATGTCGGCGACGGCACCGTGGGTCTTGCCGCGCATGCGCCGTATAACGCGATCATCGCGGCGGCGGGCGGACCGCATGTGCCGCAGGCTCTGCGCGCGCAACTGGCGCCGGGCGGGCGCCTCGTGATGCCGGTCGGCAGCAGCCTGAACCATCAGCGGCTCGTCAAGATCGTGCGGCGCGGCGAACACGACTACGACGAACAAACGTTGTGTGACGTGCGCTTCGTGCCTCTCGTCGGCGACGATGGCTGGCCGGAGCCAAGGGGCGCGTCGCGCGCGAATTCGCGGCCTGCGCCAACGCCCACGCTGGAAGTTGCGATTCGCGACGCGGCCGAGCCGTTGCCCGACATCGATTCCCCGGAATTCGCGGGGTTTATCGACCGCTTCGCCGAGCGGCGGGTCGTGCTGCTTGGTGAGGCCACTCACGGCACGTCGGAGTTTTATCGCGCGCGGGCGGCGATCACGCGACGCCTCGTCGAGCGACACGGCTTTTCGATGATCGCGGTCGAGGCCGACTGGCCCGACGCCGCGATCATCGACCGGCATGTGCGCGCTCGACCGATGCCCGTCGAGCGGCCCCGACCGTTTTGCCGCTTTCCGGCCTGGATGTGGCGCAACACGGACTTCATGGGATTCGTCGCGTGGCTGCGCTCGCACAATGCAGCGCACCGCGAGCGCGAGATACGCTTTTACGGGCTCGACATCTACAGCCTGTCTGAATCGCTGGATGCCGTGCTGCACTACCTCGACAGCGTCGACCCGGCGGCGGCGCGCATCGCTCGCGCGCGCTTTGCGTGCCTCAGTCCGTGGCAGAAAGATCTGGCCGTGTATGGACGGGCCGCATTGAGCGGCGGCTACGCGCAGTGCGAGGAACACGTGGTCGCGCAGCTCGTCGATCTGCTCAAAAGCCGGCTCGACTATGCGCAGAAAGACGGCGAATGCCCCCTCGACGCGGCGCTGAACTCGCGGCTCGTCGCGATCGCCAGGCATTACTATCGCGCGATGTATTACGGCGACCCGCAAAGCTGGAATCTGCGCGAGACGCACATGTTCGACACGCTCCGTCTTGCGCTCGACAGGCACGGGTCGCAAGCGCGTCTGGTCGTGTGGGCGCACAACTCGCATATCGGCGACGCGAGTGCCACGCAGATGGGCCGCGAGCAGGACGAGCTCAATCTGGGCGAGCTGTGCCGCGCACATTTCGGCGACGCGGCGGCGCTGATCGGGTTTGGCACGCACAGCGGCACGGTCGCCGCGGCGAGCGAGTGGGGTGGACCGATGGAGGTGAAAAGTGTGCTGCCGTCGCTCGAGGGCAGCGTCGAATTCAGCATGCACGGCACGGGCCTCGCGCGCTTCCTGCTCGATCTGCGGCCCGGCGTGCACGACGCGGCGCGCGAACGGTTGCGCGTGCCGCTGCTGGAGCGCTTCATCGGCGTCATCTATCGTCCGGAGACCGACCGGGATTGCCACTACGCGCAAGCGTCGTTGGCCGGGCAGTTCGATGCGTTCGTGTGGTTCGATCGCACGAGCGCGGTCACTGCGCTGCCCGTTTCCGCCGACGAAAAGGACAGCACGGCGCAGACTTTTCCATTTGGCGTGTGAGGCCGGTCGGCACGCACTGGCTCATGAACGAGGTTGTACAGGGCTACGCCGCAGGCGCAACCGACGCCCCGACAATCCCATGCTTCGCAAGCGATTGCGCAACAAAACCCGAAGCCTTCATCTGTTCGACGAACGCGTGCAACGCGTGAGCCGCGGCCTCGCCTCGGCTCTTCGGCACGCCCATCGCCTGCCGGATCACCATGAAGCGCTCGTCGAGCAGCCGCAGCCCGGCGGTTTGCCTGGCATCTGCTTCGAGTTGCTGTTTCACGCCTGCCGCCACTTCCAGATGCTGCTCGATGAACGTCGGCACGACACTCGGCGAGCTCGGTGCGCGCACGATCTGCGCGGCTTTCAGCTCGCGCGTCAGAAACAGATCGTACGCACTGCCTTTGCCGACGACGACCCGGTTGTGCGCCTGATCCACATCCTGATTGGATCGCACCGGCGAGTCGTCGCGCACCAGATAGAAGCCTTCGATCAACACATACGGCGCCGTGAACGCGATCGTCTCGCCGCGCAACGGATCGATCGCGAAGAAGCCGAAATCCGCGCGTTCCTCGCTGACCGCCTGCACCGATTTGCCGGCTGTATCGAAGACCACCAGCTCCAGTTCGACGTTGAGTGCGGCGGCGAACGCGCGCGCGAGATCGACTGATACGCCGCACGGCTCGCCGGAGTCGGCGTGACGATTGACGAGGATCGGATTGCCGAGATTGATCGACGCGCGCAGCTTACCCGTGGGCGTGAACGCGGCGACGACGGAGGGATCGATGGTCATGAGGGCTCTCGTGGTGACCGCGTTCGGGGCGAAGCGCGGGCTCAGGGTGCAAGGATTTCGCTATTGTGCGCGAGAGCCCGCGGCGTTGATCAATTTCAATCCCGCAGCTTCACCGCCGTCATGCGCGGCATCAGCAGATGAATGATGCCCAACGCAACCAGATACGCCGATGCGCCGACCGTAAAGAGCGCCCAATACTGCCCGGTGCGCTGCAAGGTCTCGCCGATCACGCCGGAGTAGAAGAACGACCCGACCATCCCTGCCACGCCGCCGATACCGATCACCGTGCCGACCAGCCGCTTCGGAAACACGTCGCCGACCGTCGTGACGAGGTTCGCCGACCATCCCTGGTGCGCTGCTGCAGCGAGACCAACCGCGAACACGGCGTACCACAGGCTCTGGAAATACGACAAGGTGGCGATCGGCACCACGCACAACGCACAAATGAGCATTGTGAGCTTGCGCGCGAAATTCGGCCTGTTGGTGCGCGCCATCAAGCGCGACGACAGCCAGCCGCCCGCCACGCTGCCGACCGATGCCATTGTATAGATGGCGATCAGCGGCAGGCCCATCTTGCCGATGTCGATATGGCGGGACTCGTTGAGCCACTTGGGCAGCCAGAACAGATAGAACCACCACACCGGATCGGTCAGCAGCTTGCCGAAGACAAACGCCCACGTCTCACGGTATTTGAGCACCGACAACCAGCTGACTTTCTGTTCGACGATTTCTTCGCGATCCGCATTGATGTAGTCGAGCTCTTCCTTCGTCACCGACGGATGCTGCGAAGGTTGCCTATAAACCAGCATCCAGACGGCCAGCCAGATGAAGCCGGTCGCGCCGCCCACGATGAACGTCGCGCGCCAGCCCCACATGACCGCGGCGATCGGCACGAAGGCCGGCGCGACGATTCCGCCGATCGTCGCGCCCATGTTCCAGAAGCCCGTCGCCAGCGCGCGTTCCTTCTTCGGAAACCACGTGGCGGTCGTGCGGATCGCAACCGGAAAATTGGCCGCTTCGCCAAAACCGAGCAGACCGCGCACAGCCGCGAAGCCCGGCACGGTCGATGCCACCGCGTGCAGCATCGCCGCGAGACTCCACATCGCCATCGCGCTGCCGTAGACCTTCTTCGTGCTGAAGCGGTCCGCGATCCGGCCGAAGATGGCGAGGCCCACCGCATAGGTGACCGTAAACACCATCACGGTCTGCGCGTACTGCACCTGATTCCAGCCGATATCCTTTTGCAGCAGCGGCGCGAGCAGCCCGAGCATCTGACGATCCATGTAGTTGATCGTCGTCGCGGCGAAGATCATCGCGCAGATCGTCCATCGGTATCGACCGACGGCCGTACTTGCGGCGGCCGCCGTGGCGTCTAGTGTTTTCATCGAGTCTCCTGAAGGTTTTTGGAAATGGTGTCGATTCGGTTCGGTACGATCAATGCGCGGAGGCGGGCAATCCTTCGCGCGGGGTCATGCGGGAGAAGAACACGACGCCGGCTGCCACCACCGACATCACCGCGAGTCCAGTGAGGCCGCCCTCGATCGAGCCGGTCTTCTGTTCGAGGAAGCCGAAGGTCGCCGGCGCGACGAAGCCGCCGAGATTGCCGATCGAGTTGATGAGCGCCAACACCGCCGCGGAAATCCGCGCGTCGAGATAGCCCTGCGGAATCGGCCAGAACAGCGAAGAGGCCGCCTTGAAGCCGATCGCCGCGAAGCAGATCGCGACGAACGAGAACAGCGGGCCGCCCTGGCCGGCCGCATACATGCCAAGCGCGGCGATCAGCAGCACGCACGCGACCCACGCTTGCTGAAACTTGAAGCGCGCCGCGAGCGTCGCGAACAGATACATCGCCGCGATCGAGATCAGCCAAGGAATCGAGTTGAACAGGCCGACCTGGAAATCGTTGAAACGGCCCATCTTGCGGATGATGCTGGGCAGCCAGAAGGTCGCGCCGTAGATGGTCAGCGACACCGCGAAGTAGATCAGGCAAAAGATCAGGATTTGCGGATCGCGCAGCAGCGTGCCCAGCGATGGTTTGAGCGGGTGCGCGGCGGCGCGCTGGCGTTGCTCTTCGTCCACCGCATCGAGCACCGCGTCCTGCTCGGCGCGAGTAAGCCAGGCGGCGTCGCGCGGCTTCGAGTCGAGCCACAGCAGGACGAAGCCGGCGAGCACGACCGAGAACATGCCTTCGATCACGAACATCCACTGCCAACCGCGCAGCCCCGCGCCTTCGATCAGCATCAGCCCGCCGGAGATCGGCCCGGATAGCACCGACGCGAGCGCCGAGCCGCTCAGGAAGATCGCCATTGCCTTGCCGCGCTCGTTGCTCGGCAGCCATTGCGTGAAGTAGTAGATGACGCCGGGAAAGAAACCCGCTTCGGCCGCGCCGAGCACGAGCCGCATCGCATAGAACGAAGTCTCGCCGCGCACGAACGCCATGCCGGCCGCGGCCAAACCCCAGGTGAGCATGATACGCGCGAGCCACAGCTTCGCACCGAAGCGCTGCAGCAGGATGTTCGAAGGCACTTCGAAGATCGCATAGCTGACGAAGAAGAGACCCGCGCCCAGCCCATAAGCCGCCGCGCCGATGCCGAGATCGGCGCTCAGATGCTGGCGCACGAAGC
This is a stretch of genomic DNA from Paraburkholderia sp. HP33-1. It encodes these proteins:
- a CDS encoding LysR family transcriptional regulator — its product is MATDIASDFDFFILLARLKSMSGAARALDLTPPAATKRLGLIEQKLGVRLVNRTTRNVSLTPEGETYLRYATQIVGQVRQMEEEISGTRTDPHGLLRINATLGFGRTTIAPLVSDFARRFPKVEIQFEVTDRPIDLVADGFDMAIRFGELPDSRLSARRIMTNRRFLCASPKYLERFGTPERVEDLVQHRCIIHRQNDDAYGVWRYIRDDHLETLKVTGALSSNDGDIVLRWALDGHGILIRSEWDLAKYVQSGRLKLVLPDTRLPSADLFVYYPSQRNQTARARAFIDFLIDHFQAPFVPVETGALIYAQKKRAGRKV
- a CDS encoding IS1182 family transposase, with product MMGQLGSGQDKLFYSFNLDSHVPREHLLRGIDHFLDLRDLRQHLAPFYSPMGRPSIDPELMIRMLIVGYCFGIRSERRLCEEVHLNLAYRWFCRLGLEDAVPEHSTFSKNRHGRFRDSDVLRHVFESVLGRCMSEGLVKGEGFAIDASIIRADASSVRGVPGSEPIDWGCVKGQSRAVREYLEALEEANPAGTEAAEMTESSTPPKRISLTDPAASWTAAKGGLPFFAYSTNYLIDLQAGIIVDVEATPANRSHEVESTRTMIDRVEQRRDLKPRRLAGDTAYGSAAMLAWMIEEKEIAPHVPVWDKTTRKDNTLSSSEFRWDELANEYRCPTGHALRSDRRKFRNPRSRITKADTIIYRASPLDCGSCSMKERCCPNTPFRKIARSIHEAARDEARRIAKTPEYKRSCRERKKVEMLFAHLKRILKLDRLRLRGPSGAHDEFLMAATAQNLRRMAKRFMPGSKQMNQTVA
- a CDS encoding DUF899 family protein, with amino-acid sequence MNELRYPNESREYRDARDLLLKEEQELVDKVRSVAKQRRDLPQGGQLKEDYVFQWANDGKVGKSVKFSELFGDKNTLLIYSFMFGPNWDNPCPSCTSLVDGFDRTWYQVTQHAAFVAIAKAPADRINTWAKQRGWSQIALVSGSGSAYQADYKCQGDSDDMQWPVMHVFRRLVGKIFHFWGTELSGNHVDTVWPYWNLMDFTPEGRPDIPTPPQNFRSEFLEKNYLNKE
- a CDS encoding protein-L-isoaspartate(D-aspartate) O-methyltransferase, whose product is MSDFDDARAWMVERQIVRRGVRDDYVIAAMRRVPREAFVPPDLRDFAYDDTPLPIGGEQSISQPFIVAKMLAAAELQPGDRVLDIGTGSGYAAALAAEIAGRVDSIERDASLAESARERLQRLGYENVEVHVGDGTVGLAAHAPYNAIIAAAGGPHVPQALRAQLAPGGRLVMPVGSSLNHQRLVKIVRRGEHDYDEQTLCDVRFVPLVGDDGWPEPRGASRANSRPAPTPTLEVAIRDAAEPLPDIDSPEFAGFIDRFAERRVVLLGEATHGTSEFYRARAAITRRLVERHGFSMIAVEADWPDAAIIDRHVRARPMPVERPRPFCRFPAWMWRNTDFMGFVAWLRSHNAAHREREIRFYGLDIYSLSESLDAVLHYLDSVDPAAARIARARFACLSPWQKDLAVYGRAALSGGYAQCEEHVVAQLVDLLKSRLDYAQKDGECPLDAALNSRLVAIARHYYRAMYYGDPQSWNLRETHMFDTLRLALDRHGSQARLVVWAHNSHIGDASATQMGREQDELNLGELCRAHFGDAAALIGFGTHSGTVAAASEWGGPMEVKSVLPSLEGSVEFSMHGTGLARFLLDLRPGVHDAARERLRVPLLERFIGVIYRPETDRDCHYAQASLAGQFDAFVWFDRTSAVTALPVSADEKDSTAQTFPFGV
- a CDS encoding ABC transporter substrate-binding protein; translated protein: MTIDPSVVAAFTPTGKLRASINLGNPILVNRHADSGEPCGVSVDLARAFAAALNVELELVVFDTAGKSVQAVSEERADFGFFAIDPLRGETIAFTAPYVLIEGFYLVRDDSPVRSNQDVDQAHNRVVVGKGSAYDLFLTRELKAAQIVRAPSSPSVVPTFIEQHLEVAAGVKQQLEADARQTAGLRLLDERFMVIRQAMGVPKSRGEAAAHALHAFVEQMKASGFVAQSLAKHGIVGASVAPAA
- a CDS encoding MFS transporter, translated to MKTLDATAAAASTAVGRYRWTICAMIFAATTINYMDRQMLGLLAPLLQKDIGWNQVQYAQTVMVFTVTYAVGLAIFGRIADRFSTKKVYGSAMAMWSLAAMLHAVASTVPGFAAVRGLLGFGEAANFPVAIRTTATWFPKKERALATGFWNMGATIGGIVAPAFVPIAAVMWGWRATFIVGGATGFIWLAVWMLVYRQPSQHPSVTKEELDYINADREEIVEQKVSWLSVLKYRETWAFVFGKLLTDPVWWFYLFWLPKWLNESRHIDIGKMGLPLIAIYTMASVGSVAGGWLSSRLMARTNRPNFARKLTMLICALCVVPIATLSYFQSLWYAVFAVGLAAAAHQGWSANLVTTVGDVFPKRLVGTVIGIGGVAGMVGSFFYSGVIGETLQRTGQYWALFTVGASAYLVALGIIHLLMPRMTAVKLRD
- a CDS encoding MFS transporter produces the protein MSSPIADAARPERADALAGAVRKIKWRVLPLFVVMFVVNYIDRVNIGFVRQHLSADLGIGAAAYGLGAGLFFVSYAIFEVPSNILLQRFGAKLWLARIMLTWGLAAAGMAFVRGETSFYAMRLVLGAAEAGFFPGVIYYFTQWLPSNERGKAMAIFLSGSALASVLSGPISGGLMLIEGAGLRGWQWMFVIEGMFSVVLAGFVLLWLDSKPRDAAWLTRAEQDAVLDAVDEEQRQRAAAHPLKPSLGTLLRDPQILIFCLIYFAVSLTIYGATFWLPSIIRKMGRFNDFQVGLFNSIPWLISIAAMYLFATLAARFKFQQAWVACVLLIAALGMYAAGQGGPLFSFVAICFAAIGFKAASSLFWPIPQGYLDARISAAVLALINSIGNLGGFVAPATFGFLEQKTGSIEGGLTGLAVMSVVAAGVVFFSRMTPREGLPASAH